tcttaaatattccataaaaaatctccgtgaagtttcagcttatttgggtatgtgcagaataggtaactctgacaTGGCTTTTTCAGGTACAGAATACCAGCTACCGGTATTCTCCCTCCTTGTATGAACCTTGCATAtcatgagagaaaaggcattagaattactccataaagcattattatgcgtaaaaacataataaataacagtaggaaaacatgacgcaaaatggacgtatcacccatGTAACACAATCTTGGATTTTTCTGGATCTAAGAAACCCATACTTGTTAATGTGAACCAGCTAAAGAATCACATGTTTTATAACCTACTTGCAAGGACCTTGGAGATTAAGTTTATTTTGCACCTGAGAAGGGAGATTAGCCTGAAATCATTAAATGTATTAGCTCCATTAATTTGTTGGATCAGAGATATATGAACCGTTGATGCTTTGCAAGCAAAGACCCCCTTTGTTCAACTGATTACATGGATAATAGAAATCTTTCTTGATGATATGCCAGTATTTCTTAATGAAGTTAGTATTAAAGCCATCTGGCCCAAAAGTAATAACTTCATCAATTTCCTTTTACATCCTTCGTCAAAGCCAACTCGATAGGGTAAAGGTCTATGAAATTCTCGATGAAGTCCAATAGTGATGTGATACTGCTAGCGTCAGCAATATCATCTCTGAGTAAAGATAAGAATCTGGCCCAAGTGTTTGTTAATTTTTTCAGAGTATTTTGAACTTGGTATTAATCCTTTTGTTTCTATCTGCATGATGAATGGACTGGGTCGAAACTAATTCAACCATGTTTAGGAAAGTATCATGTTCCATCCTCCAATTTTGAAACCCAAAGACCTTGCTCTTGGACATGCTAGTTTGAACTAGGAAACCCAGCAATGAATACAAAAATATATGGCTGGTTCAAAGACCCACCATACACGTTCATCATTAGGCTAATTAAGAAGAAGGCACGTTCCCGATGCAGAACGACCATACACGTTCAGCAATTGTCCACGTACGGTACAGCTCTCCAAATTCAGAAGAAGGCACGCATATCCTATCCGATGGATTTGGATGCACAGCGACATTCATGCACGCGTGTCACTCTAATATCCATCGGAGCTGATCGATGCGTCCTGCATGCATGGCGCCGAGTCGAAGTTTGTTGCGTTTCTCACCGCACCGCACCGCACCGCACATAGTCTCGCAGATTTCATCGCCATCTTGCACACCTGCAAATGACGCCAAGCAAGTGTATGCACCTGAGACGCTAATGAATGTCAGCCATCACCCAACTTCTAACGCCCTAGCTACGTGTCCACGTTGCCTACTCCACGTAGTACATCGTCTTGCCGACGAAGCTCCTATGGAGTCATCGAGGAGATCAAGGAGACCTCCCCCATCTCAACCAAGCTGGCCTCCACTGGCCTCTCCCGCCTATATATACATTCGCTTCATCTTCATGGGCATCTTCATCTCATCCATCACACAACACACAACCTAGCTAGCTACTGGAAGGTACTTGTACTTGCTGCTGATCAATCTTGCACACCCAGTTGAAGGTCGACGAGGGTGCCAAGCATGGCGTCCAAGGGTCTCATTGTGGTTTCTGTCCTGCTTGCTGCGGCTTTCCTCGTGGCCACAGCTGAACAAACTCGTGAGCGTACTAGTAGTTTTCAACTGATTCGATCACTGTATAAACTAGGCATACACGCAGTATCGTATTTATCATTATTACGCTAGTTAAGAaaccctgctgctgctgctgctgcaactAATTAAATGTACACCGTTTCTTTTCATGCAGAGGCCAAGAAGGAGGAGACCCAGGCCCGTGTTCAGGGTGGCTACCCCGGCGGCGGTGGCAGGGGCGGTGGCTACCATggcggaggcggtggcggcgggtaCCCAGGAcacggcggaggcggaggcggcgggtACCCTGGACACGGCgggggcggcagcggcggcggctgcaGTCACCGATGCTGCGGGCACGGTGGCTGCCACTGCTGTGCCGGCCCCGACGAGATCCCCAAGCCCAAGTATCAGGCGGAGGTCCGCAACTAAGTGCCGGATGCAGCAGCGTGCATGGGTAGTATAGACTTGCTCGT
The sequence above is a segment of the Aegilops tauschii subsp. strangulata cultivar AL8/78 chromosome 6, Aet v6.0, whole genome shotgun sequence genome. Coding sequences within it:
- the LOC109785040 gene encoding uncharacterized protein yields the protein MASKGLIVVSVLLAAAFLVATAEQTQAKKEETQARVQGGYPGGGGRGGGYHGGGGGGGYPGHGGGGGGGYPGHGGGGSGGGCSHRCCGHGGCHCCAGPDEIPKPKYQAEVRN